One window of Trifolium pratense cultivar HEN17-A07 linkage group LG5, ARS_RC_1.1, whole genome shotgun sequence genomic DNA carries:
- the LOC123886311 gene encoding uncharacterized protein LOC123886311, with product MSQSSGSAQIKNKIADTVKTRSKSKKEGTTVVVDAMPLSSIPATTSKKKKSAKSTKKVSESSPSISIKSDSVRSKKKKPQSPIKRGWSMSDLYLNKDLSETANVESHDVASDKNANVESSVKSVSEKVNQENPSVEENPSSVETLGKTQNIAENVGVSNNPSIPESMTVPTNVITDVAEKSQEKAVVTDAPTGVEPSSIPTDAEKDVEASKGGSSPHANTATGSFGSGSNTEASTEEEVNKESTPEDVADSEPENEAGEDSEKTTNEEQDIVDVDEVPSEEDLQPPPTQKGIGRRLRSRTTTPAPAVTTTPAVTKKAKDTTLKPVKYGPKKSWSKSIPPPEKKKGVLKRKSAPSSDSEFEAEKDDSSIKPPAKKAMSAKKAMPQSVAPDIEDFPCDNVSFHLPSYAQRWGIICKRRLALERELGKDILECEEIVSLINDAGLIKTVWGLGSCYEKLVREFVVNIPIGCDNPLDKEFQKVFVRGKCVTFSPSVINKVLGNADDPHPDIDVSDNVVCKTITAEKVKTWPKKAKVPAVKLTQKYAILNRIASVNWVPTTHASDIATNLGKLIYMIGTGTKFNAGLYIFNQVVQHAKTSVTKQPIAFPTLICDIILSQHPNIRHEDESAKKRATPLSIHQKLLSKQHAPDIAGPSNTAADTPMTRKEMIAMLEANCKELDEKKLQFERMIHALRVEEAAAQAADADDDDSSGGEEADSDTEGEESDSSPSASV from the coding sequence ATGTCTCAATCTTCCGGTTCCGCtcagatcaaaaacaaaattgctgaTACTGTGAAAACAAGATCAAAGTCTAAGAAGGAAGGAACAACTGTTGTGGTAGATGCGATGCCTTTATCAAGTATTCCTGCAACTActtctaagaagaagaaatctgcaAAATCCACTAAGAAAGTAAGTGAATCGTCTCCCTCAATCTCTATTAAGTCTGATTCTGTTAggtctaagaagaagaaaccccAATCTCCCATAAAAAGGGGTTGGAGCATGTCTGATCTATACTTGAATAAGGATCTTTCTGAAACTGCGAATGTGGAATCGCATGATGTTGCCTCCGACAAAAATGCGAATGTTGAATCGTCTGTTAAGTCTGTGTCTGAAAAGGTGAATCAAGAAAACCCTTCTGTAGAGGAAAACCCTAGTTCTGTTGAAACCCTaggaaaaacccaaaatattgCTGAAAATGTTGGTGTGAGCAATAATCCTAGTATTCCTGAGAGTATGACAGTTCCCACGAATGTCATAACTGATGTTGCTGAAAAATCTCAAGAAAAGGCTGTTGTAACCGATGCCCCAACTGGTGTTGAACCATCCTCTATACCAACTGATGCTGAGAAGGATGTTGAAGCATCCAAAGGAGGATCTAGCCCACATGCTAACACTGCCACTGGGTCGTTTGGCAGTGGATCTAATACTGAAGCTTCCACTGAAGAGGAAGTAAACAAAGAAAGTACCCCTGAAGATGTGGCTGATTCTGAACCAGAAAATGAAGCTGGTGAAGATTCTGAGAAAACCACCAATGAAGAGCAGGAcatagtagatgttgatgaagtCCCCTCTGAAGAAGATCTGCAACCTCCACCTACTCAGAAAGGAATTGGGAGAAGACTGAGAAGCAGGACCACTACACCTGCACCTGCTGTTACCACTACCCCTGCTGTCACCAAGAAAGCAAAGGACACTACTCTGAAGCCTGTCAAGTATGGGCCTAAGAAAAGTTGGAGCAAGTCTATACCTCCtcctgaaaagaaaaagggtGTACTGAAAAGAAAGAGTGCACCATCAAGTGACTCTGAATTTGAAGCTGAAAAGGATGACTCAAGCATCAAGCCTCCTGCTAAGAAGGCTATGTCTGCTAAGAAGGCCATGCCTCAATCTGTTGCTCCTGACATTGAAGACTTTCCTTGtgacaatgtttcatttcatcttccatcCTATGCTCAACGATGGGGAATCATTTGCAAACGAAGATTGGCTCTGGAAAGGGAACTAGGTAAAGATATTCTGGAATGTGAAGAGATTGTGAGTTTGATCAATGATGCTGGATTGATCAAAACTGTGTGGGGCTTAGGCTCCTGCTATGAGAAGCTGGTTAGGGAGTTTGTTGTCAACATTCCTATAGGTTGTGACAATCCCTTGGACAAAGAATTTCAGAAGGTATTTGTTCGAGGAAAATGTGTGACATTTTCTCCAAGTGTGATCAACAAGGTGCTAGGTAATGCTGATGATCCTCACCCTGACATAGATGTATCTGACAATGTGGTCTGCAAAACTATCACAGCTGAAAAGGTGAAAACCTGGCCAAAGAAGGCGAAGGTACCTGCTGTCAAGCTAACCCAAAAGTATGCCATCTTGAATCGTATTGCATCTGTCAACTGGGTTCCTACAACACATGCATCTGATATtgcaacaaatctgggtaagctcatttatatgattggtACTGGTACTAAGTTTAATGCTggtctatatattttcaatcaagttgtgCAGCATGCTAAAACCTCTGTCACCAAGCAACCCATTGCATTTCCAACCTTGATCTGTGACATCATCTTGTCCCAACATCCGAATATAAGGCATGAGGATGAGTCTGCTAAGAAAAGGGCAACTCCTTTGTCCATTCATCAGAAGCTGCTCAGTAAACAGCATGCTCCAGATATTGCTGGACCATCAAATACTGCTGCTGACACTCCTATGACAAGGAAGGAGATGATTGCTATGCTGGAAGCAAACTGTAAAGAGCTAGATGAAAAGAAGTTgcagtttgaaaggatgatacATGCTCTCAGGGTTGAAGAGGCTGCAGCTCAAGCAGCTGATGCAGATGATGATGATTCTAGTGGTGGAGAAGAAGCTGACTCAGATactgaaggagaagaaagtgaTTCCTCCCCAAGTGCTTCTGTGTAA